The Apium graveolens cultivar Ventura chromosome 3, ASM990537v1, whole genome shotgun sequence sequence GTGACGTCTtcttttaatattaaatttttggCTTGGTTCAATTCGTGGAAGCACTAATTGGTTTCTTGCATAATTGGGTATAATATTGACATTTAATAATTGCTAACTTGGTCTATATTGGTGCAGGATTGTCTTAAATAAATTAATTGAATCTCTTTACAGCGTAGTCTTGCTTAAATTTCATACAATTAACTTTGCATAATATCAGTATCCAATAACTGAAACATTGTTAAAGATGAAAATAAATATTATCTTCAACACTCTACTCTCATAATAGAAGAAATATACAAAAATTGGTTTCAGAATTTGAGAAACTATATCTTCTTAGCTACGAGATCAGACTTATTTAATCAAGGGAAGAGAATTCAACTGACCTGATTTGTGCTAATCAGGTACAAATGAAATCCAGTAAGTCCACCAACAAACCAGAGTGCAATAAAGCAATAAAGCATTAGTACAACAGATGCAGGTGAATGCTTCATAGCATACCAAACTGTTTCTTTGTAATCATCCATCAGAAACTTGAAATACAAGGCCGACATGGCAAACACGTAGATGCACAGAAGCATGGAAGAAGAAACAAATAAAAAGAAGTACCGGTAGTTACGCTGCAGAAATCACAAAAAAGCAGTTAAGTTAATATGGCTTTAAATTGATAGTAGCAGATCTAACCATACAACAATAGGAATCTCCGTGAAATTGTGAATTTTACACAACATACATGAAGAATATGCAATTATCAACACCCTAATTCTATACAGGACACTGAGTAGAGTACCTGTCCGATGCATTGACCCACCCAAGGGCAATGGTGATCGAAACGCTCAACACAGTTGTTGCATATAGAGCAGTGTGAACAACGAGGAGGGCGGTAAAGCATGCATGTGTCACAATATTTTACCCTAACTGGAATTCCATTGACCATAACTTCTTTTGTCCTGGGAAACTGTACGCTAGGTGTCTGTCTTCCTCCAATCTCAGCTGATGCTGAAGTATCATATCGGAACTCTTCTTCAGGTGGATGTAAGTTACGGGGAACAATACCTGGATCCCGGGCTGAAGTAAGAAGAAGAAGTACCAATACCTACCAAATCAACTAAAAAATCATAATACATAACAAAAAGAAATTCGAAGACTATTAGATATGCAGGCTTTACAAACCCCCGGATTGACATGTTTTACTTGGTAAAAGCAAAATCTAGgaacagtatatatatatatatatatttataatataccATGTTTTGCAGTCGAAAAAGCAGACTTGCAAGACATTAACTACTTATATAATAAGGAAATTTGACTCTACATAAATGCAATTTCATGATTATACAATCATATAGCAGGATGGAACATGCTAACTGCTGGGAGATGGAGTCATCTAAATATACATTAGTTATAAAGCTACTAAAATTCTGCACATGAAATATAAAATCAACTAGCAAGTTTAAGGATTTAGATAACTAACATAAATGGTAAAGACAACTGCCACCACTGGGATGGCATATCCTGCATTATGTTGGGAGAACTCATGACGAAGATGCCTTCCGACCAAAGCGCAAAAGAGGATTACTGGAACAGTGATCATCAATATGGTGGCCATAACTGACCTTGCATCTGGTCCAAATATTAACCTCCCTTGTAGAAAGAATTTCTGCCAAATAAAGAATATTTTGAACACAAATTTTCACAACAAAGCACCAAAACCATTACATTAGAAAAGATGCAAAAAGCATGCCTATAAAAAACAATAACTTGTAGTATTATGCTTTTATGGCAGAAATGACAAATAAAGATAACAACTTGCTGACATACCACATACCAAAGAATGACAACAAAAGTTGATGGTGTACTTTACTACTATGATTACTCATACCGAACCGACCACTTGTCCTTATTCACATTCTATTTATTAGTGCATGCCAAATTCACAAGCATAATTACAGAGCTACTTCACAGCAAATCTTTAAGCTATGTGTATATTGCATGTGTACACTAGAAAATATAAATGACGAGGAAGAAAAGCTAATGAAAACAATTAAAATGATAACTGAGTAGAGTGTGAAATTATTGTTTTAACCTTCTAAATCAATTTCTTTTATACACAAAGAGTGAGAAACTAAGCCTCACTTCTGTATCTTATTAATCTGAATGTAGTACTGGTAATAAGGATCATTATAAAAAGAAAACAATTGGAAAGAACTTAAGCAAATTTAAGTATAATTAAATATCACCGGTCCAAATGAATTTCTACCACAATGGGTTACAAGCGTTTATATGACGAGACAACCAAATTGTTTTACCTAACTGGTGATAAGGACAACGAGGAGACTGCAAAGAACTGATATAAGGAGTAGACACTTGCCAACCtggtttttattttttatttatgtaCTAATGCATTACTTTTGGTCCTTACAATCACTTCTATTGTTGCTTCGAGAAATACCATTTAGGCTTTCCTCAGCATCGGTAACTACAATAACAAGTTTACTCAAGAAGTATTATCATATCCTGATAGAGCAGCCCAAAAACTGAAAGGCTTCTTAAGTTCCCCCGTAAGAGATATAATCCTATGTTatttatacacaaacttctctcTTCTACCTGATTTCTTCAACATTATCTTCTTCAGTAGCTGAAGTTAAAAACTGCATTCTCCCAAGCTCACCTAACAAATTAATGCTACAAAAAACTCATGCAAAATTGGTTGGTATATTCAACAGTGTCAAATCAGATAGAGCACTTTATTTAGTCAACTTTTAAGGGAACATCACCACATGGCCTCCTACTCGTTCTAGATATATATCATACAAGTATAGGAGTAATATACTAACATGATACATTAACAGCAATTACACTAGAACCTCTTAGTTAAGTAATTGAACTTGTAATCGTGAAATCCATCCACTCCTCATATAGTCTACCCTTTGTACTTCACAATTACGCAGCATTATACAGTCAGCAGACGACAATTATGCAGCATTATACAGTCAGCAGACAAATTCATTCGCATTTCTCTTTGAAAATTATCCAATCAATTACATACACTTGTACATCATATTTAAGAGATAAAATCGTCTTAATTAACACATCGTGCACAATTTTTCTCGAGGCAAGTATAGTAATTACAGAGAGTCCCCTACCATTTCGAGAACTCAAACCAGAAGGCTAAAGACATAACTAGTAGGCTTACGCCACCTCGGATTCTACATCATTACCTAAAATTGAGAGATGTCTAATTTTCAAAGCCCAAATTAACTACTTCAATCCATTAAGCAATAAAGCAAATGCACATCCaaagacatatcatttatagaaaattaaaatttcataaaattcaaaaacaaaacccagcaaatacaattaaaagaaatgaataaGTAGGAAATAAAACCACGAGAtttcgggggggggggggggagagaAGATACACAAATCTTACATTGCTTCCTTTCCAAACTTGATACACGCGCTTTGCCATAGCCTTTAACAAACCAAACCCAAATCACAAAAATCTAGAAATCAACACCAAGATTCCAAACTTGTGACTGCTCATATTCCACTTTCCCTCAAAAACCCCCCACAAATCTCAGCTCATAAAACCCAAATTTACACACAAAAATATGAAAACAACTTGGGCTAATAAGTCTAGAAACAGGAAATATGAGGTGGGTTTTGTGGGGATTTTACAGTGAATAAGGTGATGAGGTCTAGAGAGAGAAAGTAAGAGCGCCCTCTTTCCTTTGTGATcccagagagagagagagagagagaggagagacgGTTTTTGTAGAGTGTGTTGTTTAGAATGGAGTATTTGGGGAAAGGAATAAGATGGGAATTTTCAAAACTAAAAatgtttaatttaaaattaattaaacaCCAACTACTGCAGCTTCCTACTATTCTAATTCTTCTATTCTTTCTACATACGTCATGTTTTTAGAATTTTTGTTAATTAATAATGTGGAAGTAATAATCACTCTGTttaactttttctatttttaaaaatCTGCGGGCCTATTTCCTTCGGTACTAATTGCTGTACCCATTTAGTAGAATTAGGAATTAATTGTAATTTAGAAAAATACGATCAATCATGTACTTTGCGGGGGATCAATTTATaaatccaattttttttaaaaccatGCCTTTATTTTAAAAACTACTTGTTTTCTAGTCTGTGATTTtattaaaatttagaaattatCATGTCCATTTCATAAGAttttatttaattagttataGTCGCCTTTTTAAAAATCTTAGGGGACATGCTCGCCTCGGATTTTGGAAACAATAAATTGGATTTGGAAATTTAGGTAGATTTAATTTGGATTTGAAAAAATCTTGTACTCCCTTTATCCCTTTATAGTTGTCAcgtttttttatataaaaataaaattgaccaatttttttatcaaatattaaatattattcttatattatttaaaaaactaaaaattatgtattaaaataaattaaatctactttccgataatataattattttattttgttcaattataaaatattaataaaccTTGGTCAAATTTTAGTCAATTTGACTTGGTCAAAGTCAAATATTAAAACTAAAAGGCACGGAGGGAGtatataatttaaatttgaatggagtatttattttttaaaacattttaaaTTTCTTTTGATATATTAATTAGAATTTTAAAAGATTCACGTCTTCTACAATCTTGATTTATTATATTCGGATTTTCGCGATTTAGATTTTAaaacttttctgaattttttgaaTGTAATATATTGATAGATTTTAAATGAATTTATTAGTACTATTTATAAGTTTTGAGATATGGCAAAAATTTGTATCAACCAAACTTACTCCATAAATATCGCATAAAACAGTGTCCGGGAAGTTAATAATGTACGCAGTTTTACCCTCAGTCAAAATAATGAAAAGACTGTTTTTACAAAGACCCACGACATAGTAGTGCAAGTACAACTATATAAATAAAAATGCAATATACGATACCAGTATTGATTGTCGTAAGTTACATGCATTCATCGTATTACACTCCTTTTGATCCTTCATACTCAATCTTTTTCTTGAATGACTCACTCAAA is a genomic window containing:
- the LOC141712936 gene encoding protein S-acyltransferase 8, which codes for MAKRVYQVWKGSNKFFLQGRLIFGPDARSVMATILMITVPVILFCALVGRHLRHEFSQHNAGYAIPVVAVVFTIYVLVLLLLTSARDPGIVPRNLHPPEEEFRYDTSASAEIGGRQTPSVQFPRTKEVMVNGIPVRVKYCDTCMLYRPPRCSHCSICNNCVERFDHHCPWVGQCIGQRNYRYFFLFVSSSMLLCIYVFAMSALYFKFLMDDYKETVWYAMKHSPASVVLMLYCFIALWFVGGLTGFHLYLISTNQTTYENFRYRADNRINVYNLGCLSNFQEVFCSTIKPSRNKFRAYVQEEVQRPPLPTSRTSETQDANEDRRMKVEDDLELGGDLMKISQRHNIEDIEADIRSRGSDVHRHNSSEFDSVVGSDRRPATGQFDTRHSSWERRSESWEIAPEVVGMNTNVPESNGYPASKELSK